In Vigna angularis cultivar LongXiaoDou No.4 chromosome 8, ASM1680809v1, whole genome shotgun sequence, one DNA window encodes the following:
- the LOC128193817 gene encoding uncharacterized protein LOC128193817: protein MSHSLNRLLTSLHLFRMFLSSSRSFLFQWLSQIAPLSLSFPVMITILLHLFLHILRSSHTGPQWIVHLPKTMVNLLLQILLPRHLLPRLLVQMIQHGLLPSEKNVKEALDHPGWRQAMIAEMQALDHSNTWELVPLPPGKKAVGCRWVYAVKVGPDGEIDRLKARLVAKAIRHWPLHQLDIKNAFLHGDLEEEVYMEQPPGFVAQGESGMEMMLLEYLN from the exons atgtcacattctttgaacagactccttacttctctccatctgttcaggatgtttctatcctccagcaggtccttcctattccaatggttgagtcaaatagctccactgtctctgtcattcccagtcatgatcacaatccttttacacctgtttctccacatactgagatcatcccacacagggccccaatggatagtccacctccccaagacaatggtgaatctcctacttcagattcttctccctcgtcacctcctcccacgcctcctggtgcaaatgattcagcatggcctattgccctcagaaaag aatgtgaaagaagcacttgatcatcctggatggcgacaagctatgattgcagaaatgcaggctcttgaccacagtaatacttgggagctggtgccccttcccccaggaaaaaaggcggttggttgtcgatgggtgtatgcagttaaagttggccctgatggtgaaattgatcggctcaaagctcggcttgttgcaaaag ccattcgtcactggccacttcatcaattggatatcaagaatgccttcctacatggtgatcttgaggaagaagtttatatggagcaacctccagggtttgttgctcagggggagtctggtatg gaaatgatgctgttggaatatctcaactaa
- the LOC108345709 gene encoding reticulon-like protein B16 isoform X4 translates to MNVFNCHMVSSLDNSHDLGYLLCRTSVSEFCVMSESEAQLPTAFVADVLLWKRWHISLGVIVVATVAWIVFEWTNLPFLTICSDVLLILIVLLFLHANYAALRNKQPPTLPELVVSEEMVNNVAASFRVKINNVLLIAHDITIGKDFRIFFKVVICLWLLSVIGSVFSFFTLAYIGMLSISDVPNRPSFFIDVYSKHRNISFLDFYLLFGFWWVVLKVICIQLHSMYIVSIYPIGCLHKHTLLGAFEPFYLHITVHIHWMLYIEEPF, encoded by the exons ATGAAT GTTTTCAATTGTCATATGGTTTCTAGCTTGGATAATTCTCATG ATCTGGGGTATCTGCTTTGTAGGACTTCAGTTTCAGAGTTCTGTGTAATGTCTGAATCAGAAGCTCAGCTTCCTACTGCCTTTG TTGCTGATGTTCTACTGTGGAAGAGGTGGCACATTTCCTTGGGTGTCATTGTTGTTGCTACAGTTGCCTGGATCGTGTTTGAGTGGACCAATTTACCATTTTTAACAATATGTTCAGATGTCTTACTGATTTTGATCGTACTGTTGTTTCTGCATGCTAACTATGCTGCCCTCAGAAATAA ACAACCACCAACATTACCTGAACTAGTTGTGTCAGAGGAGATGGTTAATAATGTGGCAGCTTCATTTCGGGTCAAAATCAACAATGTTCTTCTTATAGCCCATGACATCACTATTGGCAaggattttagaatttttttcaaG GTGGTTATTTGTCTGTGGCTCTTGTCTGTCATCGGCAGcgtcttctccttctttacCCTCGCATATATTGGTATGCTTTCAATTTCTGATGTTCCTAACAGACCATCCTTTTTCATTGATGTATATAGTAAACACCGTAATATATCATTTTtggatttttatcttttgtttggtttttggTGGGTTGTGTTGAAGGTCATTTGCATCCAACTCCATTCAATGTACATTGTTTCCATTTACCCCATTGGATGTTTGCACAAACATACATTATTAGGTGCTTTTGAACCTTTTTACCTGCATATCACTGTACACATACATTGGATGTTGTATATTGAAGAGCCATTTTAA
- the LOC108345709 gene encoding reticulon-like protein B16 isoform X3: protein MHLDMMVLKYQLDCSIFEFQVFNCHMVSSLDNSHDLGYLLCRTSVSEFCVMSESEAQLPTAFVADVLLWKRWHISLGVIVVATVAWIVFEWTNLPFLTICSDVLLILIVLLFLHANYAALRNKQPPTLPELVVSEEMVNNVAASFRVKINNVLLIAHDITIGKDFRIFFKVVICLWLLSVIGSVFSFFTLAYIGMLSISDVPNRPSFFIDVYSKHRNISFLDFYLLFGFWWVVLKVICIQLHSMYIVSIYPIGCLHKHTLLGAFEPFYLHITVHIHWMLYIEEPF, encoded by the exons ATGCATCTTGACATGATG GTCCTAAAATATCAATTAGACTGCTCAATCTTCGAATTCCAG GTTTTCAATTGTCATATGGTTTCTAGCTTGGATAATTCTCATG ATCTGGGGTATCTGCTTTGTAGGACTTCAGTTTCAGAGTTCTGTGTAATGTCTGAATCAGAAGCTCAGCTTCCTACTGCCTTTG TTGCTGATGTTCTACTGTGGAAGAGGTGGCACATTTCCTTGGGTGTCATTGTTGTTGCTACAGTTGCCTGGATCGTGTTTGAGTGGACCAATTTACCATTTTTAACAATATGTTCAGATGTCTTACTGATTTTGATCGTACTGTTGTTTCTGCATGCTAACTATGCTGCCCTCAGAAATAA ACAACCACCAACATTACCTGAACTAGTTGTGTCAGAGGAGATGGTTAATAATGTGGCAGCTTCATTTCGGGTCAAAATCAACAATGTTCTTCTTATAGCCCATGACATCACTATTGGCAaggattttagaatttttttcaaG GTGGTTATTTGTCTGTGGCTCTTGTCTGTCATCGGCAGcgtcttctccttctttacCCTCGCATATATTGGTATGCTTTCAATTTCTGATGTTCCTAACAGACCATCCTTTTTCATTGATGTATATAGTAAACACCGTAATATATCATTTTtggatttttatcttttgtttggtttttggTGGGTTGTGTTGAAGGTCATTTGCATCCAACTCCATTCAATGTACATTGTTTCCATTTACCCCATTGGATGTTTGCACAAACATACATTATTAGGTGCTTTTGAACCTTTTTACCTGCATATCACTGTACACATACATTGGATGTTGTATATTGAAGAGCCATTTTAA
- the LOC108345709 gene encoding reticulon-like protein B16 isoform X6: MSESEAQLPTAFVADVLLWKRWHISLGVIVVATVAWIVFEWTNLPFLTICSDVLLILIVLLFLHANYAALRNKQPPTLPELVVSEEMVNNVAASFRVKINNVLLIAHDITIGKDFRIFFKVVICLWLLSVIGSVFSFFTLAYIGMLSISDVPNRPSFFIDVYSKHRNISFLDFYLLFGFWWVVLKVICIQLHSMYIVSIYPIGCLHKHTLLGAFEPFYLHITVHIHWMLYIEEPF; encoded by the exons ATGTCTGAATCAGAAGCTCAGCTTCCTACTGCCTTTG TTGCTGATGTTCTACTGTGGAAGAGGTGGCACATTTCCTTGGGTGTCATTGTTGTTGCTACAGTTGCCTGGATCGTGTTTGAGTGGACCAATTTACCATTTTTAACAATATGTTCAGATGTCTTACTGATTTTGATCGTACTGTTGTTTCTGCATGCTAACTATGCTGCCCTCAGAAATAA ACAACCACCAACATTACCTGAACTAGTTGTGTCAGAGGAGATGGTTAATAATGTGGCAGCTTCATTTCGGGTCAAAATCAACAATGTTCTTCTTATAGCCCATGACATCACTATTGGCAaggattttagaatttttttcaaG GTGGTTATTTGTCTGTGGCTCTTGTCTGTCATCGGCAGcgtcttctccttctttacCCTCGCATATATTGGTATGCTTTCAATTTCTGATGTTCCTAACAGACCATCCTTTTTCATTGATGTATATAGTAAACACCGTAATATATCATTTTtggatttttatcttttgtttggtttttggTGGGTTGTGTTGAAGGTCATTTGCATCCAACTCCATTCAATGTACATTGTTTCCATTTACCCCATTGGATGTTTGCACAAACATACATTATTAGGTGCTTTTGAACCTTTTTACCTGCATATCACTGTACACATACATTGGATGTTGTATATTGAAGAGCCATTTTAA
- the LOC108345709 gene encoding uncharacterized protein LOC108345709 isoform X2, with protein sequence MSSSMLPFSFGGKLTQTGNARKSPLIDHYQVFNCHMVSSLDNSHDLGYLLCRTSVSEFCVMSESEAQLPTAFVADVLLWKRWHISLGVIVVATVAWIVFEWTNLPFLTICSDVLLILIVLLFLHANYAALRNKQPPTLPELVVSEEMVNNVAASFRVKINNVLLIAHDITIGKDFRIFFKVVICLWLLSVIGSVFSFFTLAYIGMLSISDVPNRPSFFIDVYSKHRNISFLDFYLLFGFWWVVLKVICIQLHSMYIVSIYPIGCLHKHTLLGAFEPFYLHITVHIHWMLYIEEPF encoded by the exons GTTTTCAATTGTCATATGGTTTCTAGCTTGGATAATTCTCATG ATCTGGGGTATCTGCTTTGTAGGACTTCAGTTTCAGAGTTCTGTGTAATGTCTGAATCAGAAGCTCAGCTTCCTACTGCCTTTG TTGCTGATGTTCTACTGTGGAAGAGGTGGCACATTTCCTTGGGTGTCATTGTTGTTGCTACAGTTGCCTGGATCGTGTTTGAGTGGACCAATTTACCATTTTTAACAATATGTTCAGATGTCTTACTGATTTTGATCGTACTGTTGTTTCTGCATGCTAACTATGCTGCCCTCAGAAATAA ACAACCACCAACATTACCTGAACTAGTTGTGTCAGAGGAGATGGTTAATAATGTGGCAGCTTCATTTCGGGTCAAAATCAACAATGTTCTTCTTATAGCCCATGACATCACTATTGGCAaggattttagaatttttttcaaG GTGGTTATTTGTCTGTGGCTCTTGTCTGTCATCGGCAGcgtcttctccttctttacCCTCGCATATATTGGTATGCTTTCAATTTCTGATGTTCCTAACAGACCATCCTTTTTCATTGATGTATATAGTAAACACCGTAATATATCATTTTtggatttttatcttttgtttggtttttggTGGGTTGTGTTGAAGGTCATTTGCATCCAACTCCATTCAATGTACATTGTTTCCATTTACCCCATTGGATGTTTGCACAAACATACATTATTAGGTGCTTTTGAACCTTTTTACCTGCATATCACTGTACACATACATTGGATGTTGTATATTGAAGAGCCATTTTAA
- the LOC108345709 gene encoding pentatricopeptide repeat-containing protein At5g39680 isoform X1 has translation MMVDECVSWDGVTHVNMLCLCSRFKDLQLGMQIHAQLMKTGLVFDVFVISTLIDMYGKCCKVLNARKHFDDVQDRNVVAWTAMLTAYLQNGYFEETLNLFPRMELEGTHPNEFTFAVLLNASANLVALTYGDALHGRIMKLGFKNHLIVGNALVNMYSKSGNIDSSYSVFSNMIYKDVITWNAMICGYSHHGLGKQALLVFQDMMSAGECPNYVTFIGVLSACAHLALVQEGFYYFDQLMKELNIEPGLEHYTCMVSLLCRDGQLDEAENFMKAKTEVKWDVVAWRTLLNACHVHRNYNLGKLIAETVILMDPHDVGTYTLLSNMYAKARKWDGVVKIRKLMKERNIKKEPGASWLGIRNDTHVFVSEGSNHPESTQIYEKIQELLAMIKPLGYVPDVGAVLHDVEEEQKEGYLSYHSEKLALAYGLMKIPPPGPIRIIKNLRMCDDCHIAVKLISKVTNRLIVVRDANRFHHFRDGLCTCNDHW, from the coding sequence ATGATGGTGGATGAATGTGTGTCTTGGGATGGTGTTACTCATGTAAATATGTTGTGCCTTTGTTCTCGTTTTAAAGATTTGCAATTGGGTATGCAGATTCATGCACAGTTGATGAAGACTGGATTGGTATTTGATGTCTTTGTTATTAGCACACTGATAGACATGTATGGGAAATGTTGTAAAGTTCTAAATGCGAGAAAGCATTTTGATGACGTGCAAGATCGGAATGTGGTTGCATGGACTGCCATGCTGACTGCATATTTACAAAATGGATATTTTGAGGAAACTTTGAATCTATTTCCAAGAATGGAGCTAGAGGGTACACATCCAAATGAGTTCACTTTTGCAGTTCTTCTAAATGCTTCTGCAAATTTGGTTGCACTAACGTATGGTGATGCATTACATGGTCGTATAATGAAATTAGGGTTTAAGAATCATCTCATTGTTGGAAATGCTTTAGTAAATATGTATTCCAAGAGTGGCAATATTGATTCTTCATATAGTGTGTTCTCAAACATGATATATAAAGATGTGATTACATGGAATGCTATGATATGTGGTTATTCCCATCATGGACTTGGTAAACAAGCTTTACTAGTGTTTCAAGACATGATGTCTGCTGGAGAATGTCCAAACTATGTAACCTTCATTGGGGTACTTTCTGCTTGTGCTCATTTGGCTCTTGTGCAAGAAGGGTTCTACTATTTTGATCAACTAATGAAGGAACTTAATATCGAGCCTGGATTGGAACATTACACATGTATGGTTTCTCTTTTGTGTAGGGATGGTCAACTTGATGAGGCTGAAAATTTTATGAAGGCAAAAACAGAAGTCAAGTGGGATGTAGTTGCTTGGCGTACTTTGCTTAACGCATGCCATGTTCATCGAAACTATAATTTAGGGAAGTTAATTGCAGAAACTGTGATACTGATGGACCCTCATGATGTAGGAACATATACATTACTATCAAACATGTATGCCAAGGCAAGGAAATGGGATGGAGTAGTGAAGATTAGAAAATTGATGAAGGAAAGGAATATTAAGAAGGAACCCGGTGCGAGTTGGTTAGGTATAAGAAATGATACTCATGTCTTTGTTTCAGAAGGAAGCAATCATCCAGAATCTACTCAAATCTATGAGAAAATTCAAGAGTTGTTAGCAATGATTAAGCCACTAGGGTATGTGCCTGATGTTGGTGCTGTGCTGCATGATGTGGAAGAGGAACAAAAGGAAGGTTATCTTAGCTATCACAGTGAGAAGCTAGCATTAGCATATGGCCTCATGAAAATACCTCCACCAGGGCCAATCCGAATAATAAAAAACCTTAGGATGTGTGATGATTGTCACATTGCTGTAAAATTGATTTCAAAGGTCACAAATAGGTTGATAGTTGTAAGAGATGCTAACCGTTTTCATCATTTTAGAGATGGATTATGCACATGCAATGATCACTGGTAG